One Turneriella parva DSM 21527 genomic region harbors:
- the hemE gene encoding uroporphyrinogen decarboxylase produces the protein MEKHSNRFDAALRGEKTDRTPIWFMRQAGRYLPEYREVRKKLSFDEMLADADVATEITLQPIRRFDLDAAVIFADIMTILNGLEIPFNFASGGPALEFHSSDEPDRSKLDAKRLLANRNKFEPFLKAIRQVRSALPQEKSVIGFAASPFTLLSYLLEGTTSKTHNKTRAYMLTHAAEFHSMMSAVADCTIEYLKLQVDSGASAVQLFESWGDVLSPETYEMKILPHVERIVNAISPHAPVILYDKGASLHIDVLRPFARRTNAMLSVDWRINIASLSDIRVQGNLDPAALEGSAESVRLETSRILHARSGIAGHVFNLGHGITPQANLACVEAMVETVQNFRT, from the coding sequence ATGGAAAAACACAGCAACAGATTCGATGCCGCGCTGCGCGGCGAAAAAACTGATCGTACGCCGATTTGGTTCATGCGCCAGGCGGGGAGGTACCTGCCAGAATACCGGGAAGTGCGTAAAAAATTGAGCTTCGACGAGATGTTGGCGGACGCCGATGTCGCAACGGAAATCACACTGCAACCGATCAGGCGGTTTGATCTTGATGCGGCAGTGATTTTTGCCGACATCATGACGATTTTGAACGGACTTGAAATTCCGTTCAACTTCGCGTCCGGCGGGCCAGCGCTGGAATTCCATAGCAGCGACGAGCCCGACAGATCGAAGCTGGACGCGAAGCGGCTTCTGGCAAACCGAAACAAATTTGAGCCCTTTCTCAAGGCAATTCGTCAGGTGCGCTCAGCTTTACCTCAGGAGAAATCAGTCATTGGGTTTGCGGCATCGCCTTTCACCCTGCTCAGCTACCTGCTCGAAGGTACAACGTCAAAAACGCACAACAAGACCAGAGCCTATATGCTCACCCATGCTGCGGAATTCCATAGCATGATGAGTGCAGTGGCCGATTGTACGATCGAGTACCTCAAGCTACAGGTGGATTCAGGTGCCTCGGCAGTGCAACTCTTTGAATCATGGGGAGACGTTCTCTCGCCTGAGACCTATGAGATGAAGATTCTTCCGCATGTCGAAAGAATCGTAAACGCAATATCTCCTCATGCTCCGGTTATTCTCTACGACAAAGGGGCCTCTCTGCATATCGACGTGCTCAGACCATTTGCACGGCGAACCAATGCAATGCTATCTGTCGACTGGCGAATCAATATCGCAAGCCTTTCTGACATCCGCGTTCAGGGTAATCTAGACCCGGCGGCACTCGAGGGGTCAGCGGAATCGGTGCGCCTGGAAACGAGCAGAATTTTGCACGCGCGGTCGGGAATTGCAGGTCACGTCTTCAATCTGGGCCACGGAATCACTCCGCAGGCCAATCTTGCTTGCGTTGAGGCGATGGTCGAAACAGTTCAGAATTTCAGAACGTAG
- a CDS encoding class I SAM-dependent RNA methyltransferase → MNIRKLKPGAFVELECRHFVAEGLGLSYFADDSEKEKFKPHVFFIWGVLPGERFIARIAKVKSKVAHGILAWRDELPVDISGDFAHETWALRNLAADRAKPECDNYLRCGGCRMQHMSYQQTLVYKQEWLRAQLARNKVEVPAMDFRSLPKEARVHYRNHVQVHINKFGTYGFYEPMSYRTRAFPEHGCLIFDEKPLRQSFPAFPVEVRAARIRQNTDGNAVFTVLNSKEEQRVSARYSIQWPETRKIDIDFPVTNFFQANLRAIPFWLSTISAFFEKAAINSPRVLELFSGFGFISRMQSLVRPMQVLALDILTKDQVEKVRFSEKGTDIESAFINHYRTVDLFLPQRVSEAIQEEILIFNPQILLINPPRAGLHPEMWEKLRAKALQNFSGPIIYSSCDAATMARDLAIFASAGYSIREMQAFDFFPWTHHYETVTYLEKQG, encoded by the coding sequence ATGAATATTCGTAAATTAAAGCCGGGTGCTTTCGTCGAACTCGAATGCCGGCACTTTGTAGCAGAGGGGCTCGGCTTATCCTATTTCGCTGATGACAGCGAAAAAGAAAAATTCAAGCCCCATGTGTTCTTCATTTGGGGTGTCTTGCCGGGCGAACGGTTTATCGCGCGCATAGCCAAGGTAAAATCAAAGGTAGCGCACGGCATTCTGGCCTGGCGCGATGAGCTGCCTGTTGATATATCGGGCGATTTTGCACATGAGACCTGGGCTCTACGAAATCTTGCCGCCGATCGCGCGAAGCCAGAATGTGACAACTATCTGCGCTGTGGTGGCTGTCGTATGCAGCATATGAGTTATCAACAGACGCTTGTTTACAAGCAAGAATGGCTGAGGGCGCAGCTTGCGCGCAATAAGGTAGAGGTACCAGCTATGGATTTCCGTAGCCTGCCTAAAGAGGCGAGGGTGCACTACCGGAATCATGTGCAGGTACATATCAACAAATTCGGCACCTACGGTTTCTACGAGCCGATGTCGTACAGAACACGGGCGTTTCCCGAGCATGGTTGCCTTATTTTCGATGAAAAACCCCTGAGGCAGAGTTTTCCCGCGTTTCCTGTTGAGGTGCGGGCTGCCCGCATTCGCCAGAATACGGACGGAAATGCCGTTTTTACGGTGCTGAATTCGAAAGAAGAGCAACGTGTCTCTGCCCGATATTCAATTCAATGGCCAGAAACACGAAAGATCGATATCGATTTTCCTGTGACGAATTTTTTTCAGGCCAATCTGCGGGCCATACCATTCTGGCTGTCGACGATCAGCGCGTTTTTCGAGAAGGCAGCGATCAACTCACCTCGTGTACTGGAATTATTCTCTGGTTTCGGATTCATTTCGCGAATGCAGTCGCTGGTGCGGCCGATGCAGGTTCTCGCCCTCGATATTCTGACCAAAGACCAGGTCGAGAAGGTCAGGTTTTCAGAAAAAGGTACAGATATCGAATCTGCATTCATCAACCACTATAGAACAGTTGATTTGTTTCTGCCGCAACGAGTTTCTGAAGCTATTCAGGAAGAAATTCTAATTTTTAATCCGCAGATTCTGCTCATCAATCCGCCTCGTGCGGGACTTCACCCTGAAATGTGGGAGAAATTGCGTGCGAAAGCCTTACAAAATTTTAGTGGCCCGATCATCTATTCATCATGCGACGCGGCAACGATGGCTCGCGATCTTGCAATCTTTGCCTCGGCTGGCTATTCGATTCGCGAAATGCAGGCTTTCGATTTCTTTCCGTGGACGCACCATTATGAAACGGTTACGTACCTGGAGAAGCAGGGCTAG
- the purH gene encoding bifunctional phosphoribosylaminoimidazolecarboxamide formyltransferase/IMP cyclohydrolase — MNNLVPLRRALVSVSDKTSLKEFAAKLDALGVEIYSTGGTLKFLRDQGIKAVAVEDYTGFPEMMDGRVKTLHPKVHGGFLARRDLQSHLEAARQHDIKLFDLVVINLYPFEAVTAKADTSFEEAVENIDIGGPAMVRSAAKNAASVAIVVSADQYAEVTAELDQHQGATTLALREKLRLAAYRRTAAYDSAIAAYLEEKNGSQAMRLSLVEKQGLRYGENPHQKASYLVEVGKDVPWKQLAGKELSFNNILDLDIAIRLAADFAEPVCAIFKHTNPCGVATGDDQAQILQYAMDADPVSFFGGIVVFNRPLEKAAAEKLAPHFFELIIAPEFAEGSFEILAAKKNLRLITVDFARLEAAKTKDLRSVPGAGGYLLQDQDLPLWNESDIKLVSKAPADAQTMKDLAFASRVAKFVKSNSVVFASGGRSLAIGAGQMSRIDSIRIAEIKAADAKLSLKGSVMASEAFFPFRDSVDTCAKMGVRAIVQPGGSIKDAESIAAADEHGMVLLFSGMRHFRH; from the coding sequence ATGAATAATTTAGTCCCCCTGCGGCGAGCGCTGGTTTCTGTTTCAGACAAAACCAGCCTCAAAGAATTTGCCGCAAAACTCGATGCGCTCGGCGTCGAGATCTATTCGACAGGCGGTACCCTCAAGTTTCTTCGCGACCAGGGTATCAAGGCGGTTGCCGTCGAAGATTACACCGGCTTTCCCGAAATGATGGATGGCCGGGTTAAGACGCTGCACCCGAAAGTCCATGGGGGATTTCTCGCGCGCCGCGATCTGCAATCGCATCTCGAGGCGGCACGCCAACACGACATTAAACTTTTTGACCTGGTGGTCATTAACCTGTATCCTTTTGAGGCGGTGACCGCCAAAGCCGATACCAGCTTCGAAGAGGCCGTCGAGAACATCGACATCGGCGGCCCGGCGATGGTGAGATCGGCTGCAAAAAATGCTGCGTCTGTCGCGATTGTCGTGTCGGCAGACCAGTACGCCGAAGTCACGGCTGAGCTCGATCAGCATCAGGGCGCAACAACCCTCGCGCTGCGCGAGAAGCTGCGCCTCGCAGCGTACCGCCGAACTGCCGCCTATGACTCAGCAATTGCGGCATACCTCGAAGAGAAAAATGGCTCACAGGCAATGCGCCTGAGTCTTGTCGAGAAACAAGGCCTTCGATACGGGGAAAATCCTCACCAAAAGGCGTCGTATCTTGTCGAAGTGGGCAAAGACGTACCGTGGAAACAGCTGGCCGGCAAAGAACTGTCATTCAATAACATTCTCGATCTTGATATTGCAATCAGGCTCGCCGCCGATTTCGCAGAGCCGGTCTGTGCGATATTTAAGCACACGAACCCATGCGGTGTCGCGACAGGTGATGACCAGGCGCAGATTCTGCAGTACGCGATGGATGCAGACCCGGTAAGTTTTTTTGGTGGTATTGTGGTGTTTAACCGACCTCTGGAAAAAGCTGCCGCGGAAAAATTAGCTCCGCATTTCTTTGAGCTGATTATTGCTCCTGAATTTGCCGAAGGCTCTTTCGAAATTCTCGCCGCGAAGAAGAATCTGCGGCTCATCACGGTGGATTTTGCGCGGCTCGAAGCTGCCAAAACCAAAGACCTGCGCTCGGTGCCAGGGGCCGGCGGCTATCTGCTTCAGGACCAGGACCTGCCGCTCTGGAATGAATCGGACATCAAACTCGTCTCGAAAGCACCGGCAGACGCGCAGACGATGAAAGATCTGGCGTTCGCGTCGCGCGTTGCAAAATTTGTTAAATCGAATTCGGTCGTGTTTGCTTCAGGCGGTCGCAGCCTCGCGATTGGCGCCGGGCAGATGAGCCGCATCGACAGCATACGCATTGCAGAAATCAAGGCGGCCGATGCGAAGCTGTCGCTGAAAGGCTCGGTGATGGCGTCTGAGGCGTTCTTTCCATTTCGTGATAGTGTCGATACCTGTGCGAAAATGGGCGTGCGTGCCATTGTACAGCCGGGCGGCTCGATAAAAGACGCAGAAAGTATCGCGGCGGCCGATGAGCATGGCATGGTTCTGCTGTTTTCGGGTATGCGGCATTTCAGGCACTGA
- the dapF gene encoding diaminopimelate epimerase translates to MSGSKALRFAKLEGLGNDYLFTEDSPKNPQRAARLLCDRHYGVGADGLVLIMAPDNKNEADFQIRIFNPDGSEAEMCGNAIRCLGKYLYDRGNTKKQEINVQTMRGIIPCILMVRDGRVYRVKADMGEPILERAKIPMVCAAGEEEKKVLKEKIYLEDHNTFEFMALSMGNPHVVIWVEDVDNFPVGKYGPMIENYSLFPNRTNVHFIQMVDEDHIKQRVWERGVGETLASGTGACAAVVAGVLSGKIKRKAKVELRGGILEIYWSEKDNHVYMTGPCKDVFEGQTLLI, encoded by the coding sequence ATGAGTGGTTCTAAAGCATTACGTTTCGCTAAACTTGAAGGTCTTGGCAACGATTACCTTTTTACAGAAGATTCCCCTAAGAATCCTCAGCGGGCAGCGCGTTTGCTCTGCGACCGTCATTATGGTGTAGGCGCAGACGGTCTGGTGCTCATCATGGCGCCCGACAACAAGAACGAAGCTGATTTTCAAATCCGCATTTTTAATCCCGATGGTTCTGAAGCAGAGATGTGCGGTAATGCCATTCGCTGCCTCGGCAAATACCTTTACGATCGTGGCAATACGAAGAAGCAAGAGATCAACGTGCAGACAATGCGTGGCATTATCCCGTGCATATTGATGGTGCGCGATGGCCGCGTTTACCGTGTCAAAGCCGACATGGGCGAGCCGATTCTCGAGCGCGCGAAAATACCCATGGTGTGCGCTGCAGGCGAAGAAGAGAAAAAAGTACTGAAAGAAAAAATCTATCTCGAAGACCACAACACGTTCGAGTTCATGGCGCTTTCGATGGGTAACCCCCACGTCGTGATCTGGGTTGAAGATGTGGATAATTTTCCGGTCGGCAAGTACGGCCCGATGATTGAAAACTATTCGCTTTTTCCCAACCGTACGAACGTGCATTTCATTCAAATGGTCGATGAAGACCATATCAAGCAGCGCGTCTGGGAGCGTGGTGTCGGTGAGACGCTTGCTTCGGGTACCGGTGCGTGCGCCGCTGTCGTTGCGGGTGTACTCTCTGGTAAGATTAAGCGCAAGGCAAAAGTCGAACTGCGCGGTGGCATTCTCGAGATCTACTGGTCAGAGAAAGACAACCATGTTTATATGACTGGCCCTTGCAAAGACGTCTTTGAAGGCCAGACGCTGCTCATTTGA
- a CDS encoding FKBP-type peptidyl-prolyl cis-trans isomerase yields MQVARNKVVTINYTLSETGKAKLEDGTLDYLHGFKNLMPALEKFLTDKKEGFSGKVEMGPRDAFGERQNEMVMKIPKDQLENPAEITVGTQIELESEEGVIPGLVTAVHDTEIEVDGNHPYAGKSITFDIKVLKIRDASAEELSHGHAHGAHGHHH; encoded by the coding sequence ATGCAAGTAGCAAGAAACAAAGTTGTGACGATAAACTATACCCTGAGCGAAACCGGCAAAGCCAAGCTCGAAGACGGCACACTCGACTATCTGCACGGGTTCAAAAATCTGATGCCTGCGCTCGAAAAATTTCTAACCGATAAGAAAGAGGGCTTTTCGGGCAAAGTCGAAATGGGCCCGCGCGATGCATTCGGCGAACGGCAAAACGAAATGGTCATGAAGATTCCGAAAGACCAGCTTGAAAACCCTGCAGAGATAACGGTCGGTACGCAGATTGAACTCGAAAGTGAAGAAGGTGTTATTCCAGGCCTCGTCACGGCGGTGCACGATACCGAAATCGAAGTCGATGGCAACCATCCATATGCGGGCAAGAGCATCACATTCGACATAAAAGTATTGAAGATACGCGATGCATCAGCAGAAGAGCTCTCGCACGGCCACGCACACGGTGCCCACGGGCATCATCATTAA
- a CDS encoding DUF1289 domain-containing protein, whose product MVARIKAFFSRARDHLIESPCIAVCKLDDAGRICIGCYRTVDEITTWPQLDRQGKYAVIENARRRRSSP is encoded by the coding sequence ATGGTAGCTAGAATTAAAGCGTTCTTCAGTCGGGCCCGTGATCACCTTATTGAATCCCCCTGCATCGCCGTCTGCAAACTCGATGACGCCGGCCGCATCTGTATTGGCTGTTACCGCACCGTTGATGAAATCACTACATGGCCGCAGCTCGACCGTCAGGGTAAATATGCGGTAATTGAAAATGCGCGCCGACGGCGCAGCTCCCCCTAA
- a CDS encoding TerC family protein: MSLLRKEWPLLTSALVFGAVMLADYQWGFMTNVTSLSSGSRSDLFVSAGFLTVITLAFLEGILGIDNATVLAIQVRHLKPADAHKALTWGIWGAFIFRFVFLIAAGFILEQKWIMAIGGFYLINMAAEFFLKYSLHLIADLLVLGVLLATFYTSGEYLNMQGLHVSVWLFFVPLMIFSLWRYFRARQKHDTAHQNEPEEGIEITGFTLKGHPVLAAVIAVEWTDILFSFDSIGAGVAMTRDFWVLFWGAFFGVTCLRLFAKSFIRLLEKHPQLEAAAMLAVLIVGVKMAFEAAQDTLKIRLWHIENWQTSLVILLIFVGAFFFRGKTPLIHPEN, encoded by the coding sequence ATGAGTCTCTTACGCAAAGAATGGCCGCTTTTGACCTCTGCGCTCGTTTTCGGGGCAGTGATGCTCGCAGACTACCAGTGGGGGTTCATGACGAACGTGACCTCGCTCTCTTCGGGCAGCAGATCAGATCTTTTTGTTTCAGCCGGATTTCTAACCGTCATCACTCTGGCATTTCTAGAAGGTATTCTCGGCATTGATAATGCGACCGTGCTCGCCATTCAGGTCAGACACCTGAAACCCGCAGACGCACACAAGGCACTCACCTGGGGTATCTGGGGAGCCTTCATCTTTCGCTTCGTGTTTCTGATCGCTGCTGGTTTTATTCTCGAGCAGAAATGGATTATGGCGATCGGTGGTTTTTATCTGATCAACATGGCCGCCGAATTCTTTCTGAAATACTCGCTGCATCTGATCGCCGATCTGCTTGTGCTCGGCGTGTTGCTCGCAACCTTCTATACTTCGGGTGAATACCTGAATATGCAGGGTTTGCACGTTTCTGTGTGGCTGTTTTTTGTGCCCTTAATGATTTTTTCGCTGTGGCGCTATTTTCGCGCACGGCAGAAGCACGACACCGCGCACCAAAATGAACCCGAAGAGGGTATTGAAATTACAGGCTTTACTCTTAAAGGGCACCCGGTGCTTGCAGCCGTCATCGCCGTTGAGTGGACTGATATTCTTTTCTCTTTCGATTCGATCGGTGCGGGTGTTGCAATGACGCGCGATTTCTGGGTGCTGTTCTGGGGCGCGTTTTTCGGCGTTACCTGCCTGCGCCTCTTTGCCAAATCGTTTATTCGCCTGCTCGAAAAGCATCCGCAGCTCGAGGCTGCAGCGATGCTGGCGGTGCTCATAGTTGGGGTAAAAATGGCATTTGAAGCCGCACAGGACACTTTGAAAATTCGGCTATGGCATATTGAAAACTGGCAGACGAGCCTCGTGATTCTTCTGATTTTTGTTGGCGCGTTCTTTTTCAGGGGTAAGACACCCCTCATTCACCCCGAAAACTAA
- a CDS encoding LIC_12708 family protein has product MRALVLALLPAILLVSCARFRSSTLTPEKVFSLAIAEDKARFPRQGGVYHEIPGRVGVLKDWVAFSEPSEKTVKLYRSGKLVFAVRAQEKDKSKSDAKTVEALRVPGRIAMGGNDDFFVENYLPPEGENKDASVRGGYKILQFDFKGKLLRAIGRKGLSELVFENILWFDTDSRGNLWVLYRYLDELHLDRYEGGRLAFEFRQNDCEAMTLDKKQMEMLKDKNSIVHCEYIYPFYSGERVMLSSRIDRVDPESDKKQLTLAYRIVKIKNIADAAPETVFARLTNAEDHPYLPQGKDSVGIWQNLDAGKVRIGRYSLDGDLRNSLVIEISGRPTEWRQIWQTLSGEIYGIRIFADQFEVHRFR; this is encoded by the coding sequence GTGCGCGCCCTTGTTTTAGCCCTATTACCAGCGATTTTGCTCGTTTCGTGTGCGCGCTTTCGTTCGAGCACACTGACGCCAGAAAAGGTTTTTTCGCTCGCGATCGCCGAAGACAAGGCGCGGTTTCCGCGGCAGGGCGGCGTCTACCATGAAATACCGGGCCGTGTCGGCGTGCTCAAAGACTGGGTCGCTTTTTCAGAACCCTCGGAAAAAACCGTGAAACTCTACCGCAGCGGCAAACTGGTTTTTGCCGTGCGCGCCCAGGAAAAAGACAAAAGCAAGAGCGACGCAAAGACGGTAGAGGCGCTGCGTGTGCCAGGCCGCATCGCGATGGGCGGCAATGACGATTTTTTCGTTGAGAACTATCTGCCCCCCGAAGGCGAAAATAAAGACGCGTCGGTGCGCGGAGGATATAAAATTCTGCAGTTTGATTTTAAGGGCAAGCTGCTGCGCGCCATCGGTCGCAAGGGTCTCTCTGAGCTCGTGTTTGAAAACATACTTTGGTTTGATACCGATTCGCGCGGCAACCTTTGGGTGCTTTACCGCTACCTCGACGAGCTGCACCTCGATCGCTACGAAGGCGGGCGACTAGCCTTTGAGTTCAGGCAGAACGATTGCGAGGCCATGACGCTCGACAAAAAGCAAATGGAGATGCTCAAAGACAAGAACTCGATCGTACACTGCGAATATATTTATCCTTTTTACTCGGGGGAGCGTGTGATGCTTTCGTCGCGCATCGACCGTGTCGACCCTGAGTCAGACAAGAAACAGCTGACGCTCGCCTACCGCATCGTGAAAATCAAGAATATTGCCGATGCCGCGCCCGAGACGGTCTTCGCGCGACTTACGAATGCCGAAGATCACCCGTACCTGCCGCAGGGCAAAGACAGCGTCGGAATCTGGCAGAACCTTGATGCGGGCAAGGTGCGCATTGGCCGCTATTCGCTCGACGGCGATCTGCGAAATTCTCTTGTCATTGAAATCTCGGGAAGGCCAACCGAATGGCGGCAGATTTGGCAGACGCTCTCGGGCGAAATTTACGGCATTAGAATTTTTGCCGACCAGTTCGAAGTGCACCGTTTCAGATAA
- the ychF gene encoding redox-regulated ATPase YchF yields MPLQCGIVGLPNVGKSTIFNALTKSHSAEAQNYPFCTIDPNVGVVAVPDPRFDYLVKIVEPKSSVPVAVEFVDIAGLVKGASQGEGLGNKFLDHIRKVNAILHVVRCFQDENVTHVSGAVSPKSDVEIIELELILSDLDQVDKRLQNLLKKKKSGDKEAVEQSAVLERVAETLKAGKPASAAGLSADDREAIKDLALLSLKPVLFIGNIDEKLLAHPEESPEFRELQQVAKERGAEAIPLSGKIEAEIGQLSPEEEKEFLSDLGLSEPGLNRVIREAYGLLGYITFFTAGEVEVRAWNIVKGETAPQAAGTIHSDIERGFIRAEVTPFSAVEEYGTQKKAQEAGKMRLEGKEYVMQDGDVVYFRFNV; encoded by the coding sequence ATGCCACTGCAATGCGGAATCGTGGGACTACCCAATGTCGGTAAGTCGACTATTTTTAACGCGCTGACCAAATCACACAGCGCCGAGGCGCAGAACTACCCGTTTTGCACCATAGACCCGAATGTCGGCGTCGTGGCAGTACCAGACCCTCGCTTTGACTATCTGGTCAAAATCGTTGAGCCAAAAAGCAGCGTGCCGGTCGCGGTCGAGTTCGTCGACATCGCCGGTCTTGTTAAGGGCGCTTCGCAGGGTGAAGGGCTCGGCAACAAGTTTCTCGACCACATACGCAAAGTGAATGCAATTTTGCACGTCGTTCGCTGTTTTCAAGACGAAAACGTCACGCATGTTTCGGGAGCCGTATCGCCGAAAAGCGACGTCGAGATTATAGAACTCGAACTTATTTTGTCAGATCTCGACCAGGTCGACAAGCGCCTGCAGAACCTGCTAAAGAAGAAAAAAAGCGGAGACAAAGAGGCGGTTGAACAATCCGCTGTGCTCGAACGCGTCGCCGAAACCCTGAAAGCTGGCAAACCTGCGAGCGCAGCCGGTCTCAGCGCCGACGACCGTGAAGCCATAAAAGATCTGGCATTACTTTCGCTGAAACCTGTGCTCTTTATCGGCAACATTGACGAAAAACTGCTTGCGCACCCCGAAGAATCACCGGAATTTCGCGAACTGCAGCAGGTGGCCAAAGAGCGCGGCGCCGAAGCAATACCACTCTCGGGCAAAATCGAAGCAGAGATAGGCCAGCTTAGCCCCGAAGAAGAAAAGGAATTTCTGAGTGACCTCGGCCTCAGCGAGCCTGGGCTCAACCGTGTTATTCGCGAGGCCTACGGCCTCCTGGGCTATATTACATTCTTTACCGCCGGCGAAGTTGAAGTGCGCGCCTGGAACATCGTGAAAGGCGAAACGGCCCCGCAGGCTGCAGGCACGATTCACAGCGACATCGAGCGCGGTTTTATTCGCGCCGAAGTCACGCCGTTTTCTGCTGTTGAAGAGTATGGCACGCAGAAGAAAGCACAAGAGGCAGGCAAAATGCGCCTCGAAGGTAAAGAATACGTCATGCAAGACGGCGACGTCGTCTACTTTCGCTTTAACGTTTAG
- a CDS encoding DUF5683 domain-containing protein produces the protein MKHYISPILFAAFALLLIAGGTVYAGEYTNSFRIKITEEDAVGESLKEDPVEAFNNAVEAAMKTGQSLGESELIGASRTKDFVLQDSWVKKEAHLQVTDLQVKKYRFWRPPGEPIRVSMNVDMQVDYIDVPKFTEDYEKTITGATYRSMAVPGWGQIYNRQYTTSILYGTAFWTFYVMFIQAAKNANSPDDLTNAALNFQIPALILWSFNVSEAATSRIMGRRGLENLRQAYRMDVQHEYVPLTERGIKFDFVLFTCSFGGGFSCGM, from the coding sequence ATGAAACACTATATATCCCCAATTCTTTTTGCCGCTTTCGCGCTGCTGCTCATTGCGGGCGGCACCGTGTATGCCGGTGAATACACGAACAGCTTTCGCATCAAAATCACCGAAGAAGATGCAGTCGGCGAAAGTCTCAAAGAAGACCCGGTCGAAGCCTTCAACAATGCCGTTGAGGCGGCAATGAAAACCGGGCAAAGTCTCGGCGAATCAGAACTTATCGGCGCCAGCCGCACGAAAGATTTTGTACTGCAAGACAGTTGGGTGAAAAAAGAAGCGCACCTGCAGGTCACCGATCTGCAGGTCAAGAAGTACCGTTTTTGGCGCCCACCCGGTGAGCCGATTCGTGTCAGCATGAATGTTGACATGCAGGTTGACTACATCGACGTGCCGAAGTTCACCGAAGACTACGAAAAGACCATTACTGGAGCGACCTACCGCTCGATGGCTGTGCCAGGCTGGGGACAGATTTATAACCGTCAGTACACCACCAGCATTCTTTACGGCACAGCATTTTGGACTTTCTATGTCATGTTTATTCAGGCAGCGAAAAACGCCAACAGCCCCGACGACCTGACCAATGCGGCTCTGAACTTTCAGATACCGGCGCTCATTTTGTGGAGCTTCAACGTCTCAGAAGCTGCAACTTCGCGCATCATGGGCCGCCGTGGTCTTGAGAATCTGCGGCAGGCATACCGCATGGACGTGCAGCACGAATATGTGCCATTGACTGAACGCGGTATCAAATTTGACTTTGTTCTGTTTACCTGCAGCTTCGGCGGAGGTTTCTCATGCGGCATGTAA
- a CDS encoding radical SAM protein, which produces MSVETESHTILDRALSGERLTEADALHLWRHGNFRDLGSAAVEIRNRHNQIDEVSYTAFRVVNYTNYCNVECSFCSFMDEVGSGKGYNLSADEILRKVDEALRLDSPQLFLQGGVNPDLPMSYYTDTLAAVKEKFPEVHIRAFSPVEVLYMEKLTGKSLAEVFEILKSAGMHSFPGAGAEILTDRMRDILSPKKASTEEWLRAMRTAQQNGLKSSTNIVWGSEETDEEIIAHLAALRHLQDTTQGVLSFVPWTFQAQTKKFKLRKVAPHEYLKMVALSRLFLDNIQHIEVSIMVAGKQLGELALHFGADDINSPVIEENVLRSFGLKSVEESVRFIEEAGFTPVRRSFNYVRGAKTDQGLT; this is translated from the coding sequence ATGAGCGTAGAAACTGAGTCGCATACAATTCTCGATCGCGCGCTGTCGGGTGAGCGCCTGACAGAAGCAGATGCGCTGCATCTGTGGCGCCACGGTAATTTTCGCGACCTCGGCAGCGCCGCTGTCGAAATTCGCAACCGGCACAACCAAATCGACGAAGTTTCATATACTGCGTTTCGCGTCGTCAACTACACTAATTATTGCAATGTCGAATGCAGTTTCTGCTCGTTCATGGACGAAGTCGGTTCGGGCAAGGGATATAATCTTTCAGCCGACGAAATATTGCGCAAGGTCGATGAAGCGCTGCGGCTCGACTCACCGCAGCTTTTTCTTCAGGGGGGAGTTAACCCCGATCTGCCCATGAGCTATTACACAGACACGCTCGCTGCAGTGAAAGAGAAATTTCCCGAAGTGCATATTCGCGCCTTTTCACCTGTCGAAGTGCTCTATATGGAAAAGCTGACGGGCAAAAGCCTCGCTGAAGTTTTTGAAATTCTCAAATCTGCCGGCATGCACAGCTTTCCGGGGGCGGGTGCGGAAATTCTGACCGACCGCATGCGCGACATTCTGTCGCCGAAAAAGGCTTCGACAGAAGAATGGCTGCGGGCGATGCGCACCGCGCAGCAAAACGGCCTCAAGAGTTCGACGAATATTGTCTGGGGCAGCGAAGAAACCGACGAAGAAATTATCGCGCACCTGGCGGCGCTGCGCCACCTGCAAGACACGACGCAGGGTGTGCTGTCATTTGTACCGTGGACTTTTCAGGCGCAGACCAAAAAGTTCAAATTACGCAAAGTTGCACCGCATGAATATCTCAAAATGGTGGCACTGAGCAGGCTGTTTCTCGACAACATTCAGCACATCGAAGTTTCGATCATGGTGGCGGGCAAACAGCTCGGCGAACTCGCACTGCATTTTGGCGCCGACGATATCAATTCACCTGTGATCGAAGAAAATGTGCTGCGGTCGTTTGGTCTGAAGTCGGTCGAAGAATCGGTGCGCTTCATCGAAGAAGCCGGCTTCACTCCCGTCAGGCGCAGCTTTAACTATGTGCGTGGCGCCAAAACCGATCAGGGTCTGACGTAA